In Eulemur rufifrons isolate Redbay chromosome 2, OSU_ERuf_1, whole genome shotgun sequence, the sequence gggggattgcctgagctcagttttgagaccagcctgggcaagagtgagaccccatctctaccaaaaatagaaaaattagctggccatggtggcatgtgcccatagtcccagctactcgggaggttggggcaggaggatcgcttgagcccaggagtttgaggttgctgtgagctaggctgacaccacagcaccctacccagggcaacagagtgagactctgtctcaaaaaaaaaagggaaattgaacACTCCACCTCACTCCCATACCttcatacaaaaaaatttttttttttaattggatcagTCTGTCCCTGGGGCCCTGTAATCTACAATGATTGAGTATGTTCTAGAGAAAGGGTAGGCAAAGTCTGTGAAGGGCCAATCAATGGTTTTACCTTTGTAGGCCATACAGTCTGGTGCAGCTACTCAACTTTACCATTGTGGCTTGAAAGCAGCTAGGCGGTATGTAAATGAGCAGGTGTGGCCAAAACCGGCCTGCCAGCCCTAGTCTGTTGACCCCTGCTCTAGGGCCAACtgaaaaatagaagtgaaaaatCTTGCACTGATGACCAGTGGACCCTTAGACCCACCTTCTCTCTGTACGGCTGGAGGGCCCAAGCTGCCTACAAGCTGTGCATCTGAGGCTGAAGTTGGCGTCCTCTCCCACTCCTTCCCATAAAAGGGCTCTGGAGCCtggcctgcccacccccaggaggCTGTATGAAATAGGAATAAAGCAAAAACCGGACCACATCCAGAAAGGGCTCTTTCAGCCCACTTTAGGGACAGGAATGCCAGAGGCTCAGTGTTCTTTACCCCACAGCTGCAACACAAGTGACCTTTAATTGCTTTGACAGAGCAAGAAGTGTAGTCAACACTAGTGCACAGGCCtgccctttccctttccttctctattGCCTTGGAAATGGGCAGTCCCAGGGCAAGAACTCTGTCCTTAGAAATTGCCTGCCTCTTGCTCTGCCAGATGCTGAGTTAATACTGGGTCACAGATTTCACCAGATAGCCTAATGCTATAGGCTGGAGCAGACCTGCTGCCTTTGGAGTTGGCAAAAGTCTGGCTTGGGTGGCAAGGAGTGCCGAGCAGATACAAGGAGTATCCGGCCCCTCCTCGCCTGGGTGTACTCAGGAGTCACTACCTTCAAGCtcactccccccccaccccagctcttccAGAATGTACCCGGGGAGTCCACATAAGGGAACGGGGCTTGGGCTGGGCCCAAGGAAGTGAGGCTGGCCAGGATTTGgggtgactggaagaggagagCTGGGGAAGCTGTGGCCTCTACAGCAGACAGCAGGCACGGAATATCAGCAGGTCCTTAGGCCCAGTAAGCTTCAGTGAGACACTCTCATTGGCCCCGATGAAGAGCACTCCACCACGCTGCAGGGGGATTGTTGTCTGGGCTGTGGGTGTGCTGGCTGTCACTGCCCCCTGCACCACCAGGAGGATGCTGGCAGAGTCTAGTGCCAAGACCTTGTATTCAGTGACGGAGCCAGGGACCTGGGCAGGAAGAAACGACAGGACAGTGTAGTTCAGACTCTGCTCGCATCAGCTCAGGGGCCTAGGACAACCCCCAGGGCCTGAGGGAGAGCTCTGCGCCTTCTCCCCTGTTGCTCAGGCTCTGTCAGGACGGGGGCCCGTCTATGGTCCCCGGTACACGGAGGAGTGGGCAGGCCCTGTGGCCATCCCCCACCAAGCAAGCTTGACAGGAAACCCAGCCCCAGGTATACTCCACATTGTGACCTTTGCCGGGGTTTTTCATGCCACACAAAGGACACCTGCCACGGTCCCTCACTCACCTCCATCTTCATAATGGTGAAGTCTGGCACAGGGGGGTCATAGATAGAGAGGTAGGGGTCTTCCGGACTCCGTGTTGGGAGAAAGAGCCTGTccttgctggggctgggggtgtagCTGAGCATTTCACATAGGGTTGGCACATCGATGAACTTGGGTGTCAGGCCAGCACGTACTGTGTTGTCTGAACAGGCCATGCACTCCACACAGTCTGGGGACAGACAATTATCATGTGCTAAGCTGTTGCAGTATATAGGCCCTGGAGCTGGCTCTCCGGTTCTGGGCCTCCTAACCTGAGATCCATGAACCCCATCCAGAGGTTGGCAAAAATTTGCAGGAACTGCATTATGTGGGAGAATGCTGCTACTAGAAACAGGTGATGGGTCACCCACTACAGTCAGGAGGGAGTCATGTTAACCCCTGGGGCTTGGGGAGCCCTAACCCTCCATGACTCTAGTCTCCCACTTCTATGACAGAATCCTAGGCACGAATGGATAAACAGCCAACAGTCAAAATTTCACATCTTTCTGTGGCAACATgcatattttcacataaaaatctctgAGTAGGACAGACATACAAAGGCTGTGTAATACAAGGGAGAGAAGAATAGCTTCGATCCAAtacagcctgggttcaaattgtGCTTCCCACACTTATTGACAGGGCTTAACATCATGCAGTCTTATAACCTCATGGGGTTGGTGGGAGGATTCAAGCCGTGTCCAACAGTAAATTGGCACATTCATCATCCCTACTGAGTCCAGGAAGCCCCAGATGTCAGAGCTGAATGGTCCTTACAGAAGGTCTCAACCACCCTCTCTTTTGTCCAGATGGGGAAATAAGGCCCAAGGGGGATGGCAGTGGGGCTCACTGCTGAAGTGTGGCTCACCTCCTTTCAGGTAGGCATGGGGCACATTGGCCCCCAGAAACATGGCCTCCCCTGGCTTCAGGGTAAGTAGGTTCAGGAAGTAGATGGCAAAGCAACCGATATCACCTGGGTACTGCTGGTGCAGCTGCAGCAAAAGCTCGCCAGAGATGTCCTCCATGTTGTTTCCAGCAGCCACTGAGGATCACAGAACACCCCAAGGCCACTTAGGGATACTCAGTGGTGTTCACAGCCCCACCTTGGCTGGGGAATCCTGGGGAAGGTCCCTGCCCACAGGAATACAGAAGCTGTGGTGAGTGTGTCCTCCTGGCCACACCCCCAGCCCTTTGGGGTTCAGCCTTCCTTGATAAGCCACCCCATCTTTcatcatatcttctttttttggagacagagtctccctctgtcgcctgtgctagagtgcagtggtgtcatcatagctcactgcaaactcaaactcctgggctcaagtgatcctcctgcctcagcctcccgagtagctgggactacaggggcttGCCACCacgcctaatttttttttttttttttagtagagacggggtctcattcttgctcaggctggtcttgaactcctgaccttgagcgatcctcccgcctcggcctcccagagtgctaggattacaggcgtgagccaccacgcccggcctgggctAGGTAATTGTTTGTtggagctgtcctgtgcactgctggatgcagcatccctggcctccacccataAGATACCACTGGCACCCCCCAAGACAGAttttgacaatcaaaaatgtccccTGACagttgccaaatgtcccctggttgagaaccactggtcttgGAGCTCAAAGTCTACTTAGGGAGATAAACCAAAAGAGTTCCACGAAGGGTAACCAACTGTGCTTCTTAGCCCAGTACCTTCCCAAAGTTTTAACACCCAAAGTCCCATGTCTCAGGAAATCTCTCAGTCCCATGCATAGTGGGATGGTTGGTCACTCCAGATAGCATGAGGCAGAATGTGCCAAGGGCCAACACGTGTCCTGGAGACTGACCAGGGGAAGATGAGCTCAGTCTGGGCTACAGTGGTGAGGGCAGACATCTTAGAAAGGGGCAGGAGCAGGGTGAGCAGGATTTCCTTCGGTGTGCAGAGAAGGGGGCAGGGTATTTGTAAGTAAAAGCAGAGTGTGTAAGTGCCACAATGAAGAAACCAGATGGTCCAGCTTGGAGGGTGCTTCCAAGTATTCATCGTAAGACTTACTGAATGTTCACTCTGCTAAGCACTGAGACATAGACAAAGGTCAAGGAGACAGGTCCCTGCCTGGAGAAAACCCCACTTTTAACAAATGTGCACATGATGACATAGCCTCACAGGTGCTAAGAGCTATACCTGGATGTAGCGCTCCGTGCAGGAATAATCAGTTCTGCTGTGAGTGCAAGCCCCACGGGGAGGGGAATGCAAGCAAACAccaaaaaacaatgaacaaaaaataagGTATGTTTGGGTAAAATAAATGGTGCCTGTGGCTCAAAGGTAGCAGGGAAAAAGTATAAAGATAAAACCAGAAGAGAGCTCTGGGGCCACCTGGAGAAGGGGCTGGGCTGCCAGGCTAAGGAGCTGAGACCTCACCGTCACATTAGCTCACAGCTGAGAGTCCCTTCTGCCTTGTGTTTCTCATTGCTTGTATTGACTCCCCAGTCCAAAGGTGACATGAATGCACCCATCACCGCCATTTCATGAGCTCTCCTTAGCACAGCAGGTCAGGGACATAGCAGGCATTTAAGGAAAGATCTAATGATTGAGAGCTCCAGGCATCAGGCCTTTGGAGAACAGGGAGGATCCTCTTGTCCCTTTCCTGCTCTCTGGCCCCAAAATACAAGTCCATTCttggggagcagctgcagggcTAGGGAAAATCTCAGAACACCTAGATGGAAGGCATCCTAAGAATCTTCTCCTCCAACCATCTAGAGCAGCGGTTCCCCAACccttttggtaccagggactggtttcatggaagccAGTATTTCCACGGGAGTGGGGGGGAGATGGTTTGGGggtgattcaagcgcattacatttattgtgcagtcaaacctctgctaatgataatctgtatctgcagctgctccccagcgctagcatcactgcctcagctccacctcagatcatcaggcattagattctcataaggagcgcacaactTAGATCTCTCGCATGAGCAGTCTACAGTAGgattcgtgctcctatgagaatctaatgcttaCAGCGTGAGGTGAtagtattttttgtttaaaaaaaatatacaaatataaagtaaaataagaatcTAATGCGGCCACTGAtttgacaggaggcggagcttttgcggtgatgccagtgatggggagcagctataaatgcAGATGAACCTTTGCCCACTCACCTCTGCCcacctcttgctgtgcagccTGGGGCAGGCCATGGACCCCACAGACCTCAACCAGTCTGTgacccgggggttggggaccacagatctagaGAAGATGACCAGTTAGGAAGTAGCACTCAACCTAGGGCCCCGATCCACAAAGACTGGAAAAGAAATGCTAAGTTGCCAACAGGCCACCTACTTGGGCCCCTTTTCATGTTCCACTTGGACAAAGGGGTTGAGAACCCTGTCCCCGAAACCTAGTGTCTCTGCCAGGAGCTCAGGCCAAAGCATTGCACCCATCCAGGCATACAGCCATGCCCACCTTGCTGGGAAATCCGCTTCACCAACAGGTTGAGCTGCTCTACCACCACCTTCTTCTCACTCTTCATCAGGTGGGAGAAACAGCTCTGCAGAGCAGAGGCCACAGCCTGGGAGTCACGGCTCATGCTCTGCTTCAGCTGTGTTGCCGCATCATCTCCAATCAGGAACTGGAACTCAGGCACCTCTAGAGGAAGGCCCATATCAGGAATGGTTAAGATGGAACGCACAGGAGTTGGGAGGTGAAGGAGGCCTCCCCATCCCAACCCTAACCAAGGAGCCAGGCAATGCTAAGCAGTGAAAACCAGCCACTCACcaccagcccttggcaaccacacCTGAGCCTCATCTCACTGGCCTGGCCCACTGCCTCCAAAAACTGCTTcttaagcaccacatgtactcaccatcaaattggtattaactgatcaacgctTAAGTGCACGTATAGTAATAACACTTATCGAGTATCAGGCAGatagtggggggaggaggggatgggtatatacacaccttatgggtgcagtgcgcaccgtctgggggatggacacgcttgaagctctgactcgggtggggcaagagcaatatacgtaacctaaacatttgtacccccataatatgctgaaataaaaagaaaaaagaaactgcttCATGAGGCCAATAAGCCCTTGGGTTCCTGTGACATTTAGCCTCTGTTCTCTGCCACTGTTCCCACTCTGGTCTGAATTCCCCATGCATCCCAGGCCCAATATACATGCCCTCAGCATTCTGCCCAACCTTACTCTTCAGAAAGGTTACAATCTCCTCAACTGGCCGGAAGCCACATAAGCCCTGGAACGAGGTGAGGGCAATGGCCATCTCTGGCTTGTGGTTGGCATCAGGGTAGTGCTGTGGAGCCTGAAGATGCAGCTTCTCTGCCAGCTCCTATGGGGTGGCCAGAGGAAGGAGGACAGTCAGGGTGCAGCTATCACCAGCGGGAACACCAGTGTCACCCAGCCCCTGCTCTCCACCCACTCCAGTTGCAGGATGGCAGTGGCTTCCTACCTCTGGCAACAAGCCCAGTCAAGGCATGAGGCAGAAACTTGGGCCCAGCTTACCCAGGGCAGAGAAACGGGCCAAATCTGGGGGAGAACTGGGGCCGACTTTAAGAGGCTTGGCCTGTGAATCAGGAAACTCAAATTTCAGGCCAAGCTCTGACACAAACAAGCTGTAGTGACTTTGGGTAAACCCCTCCCTTCTCTAGATAGGCCTTACTTTGCCTATGTAGAAATGAGGAGTTTGGACGGACAATTGCTTAGGATGGGACTCAGGGGCTTGCACAGAAGACTCCATGGGGGTGGAACTGCCCTGCCCTGCAAGTTGAACTCTCCCAGAGAGCAGGTGGGAAATAGCAAATATGAACAGACCGGGGCGGGGTGAAGGGAGACCAGGAATAAGCCCCTAGGAACGAGTTTAGAGAAACTCTCCTGGCACAGGCTGGTCAGCTGTTCACTTAGACTTAGCTGCGGCATGTGTTCACCACCATGTGGCTTTACAGAGCTAAATTGGGACTTGTCAGACCTGGATTTAGCCTTGGGCAGGAGCCTGGGATGGGTGGGGTAAAAGCAGTGATAAAAGTCATGGATGGACCTTGATATAAGCCCTTCCCTACCCTGACCTCTGTACCCGACTCTGGGCCTGTACCTTGTTAGGGTGTGCCTGGATAGACAGGGCTGTTTCAACAGAGAGCACTTTGAAGAGGAAGGGCAGGTTGCCATTAAAGGTGTCCTTGACCTTTGAGCCCAAGCAGTCCTGATTCTCAGCAATCCATTGACCTAGGGTCTTCTGTGTGATCCGGTTGTCAAGGATCTTGGCATCTCCCCGAGGATGTGTCCCCATCCACAGCTGGAAAGACAGGAAGCTtggaagggaaggggggagaACCTGGCACCCCTAGTTGTCCTGCCCCAATCCCAGTTATGCTATGCTCCCCACACAGCAGCTGAGTCCTGGAACGGGCCTCCAGGTCTGAGTACAAATGCTCATGCCACCATGGACACACAGGGAGGCAAGAGACCCCAGAATGCCAGAAGTCAGGAGATCCAGGCCCTTATCCAGGGTCTGCTTCTAATCAGCTATGGAGAGTTGGGCTAGTTATTTCCCTTCTTCAGGTGTAGTTTCCTTATTTGTCCAATGAGGAGAATGACACCTGCACTGTCAAGGTCACTGAAAAGGTATGCCTCTCAAATGGTTCTGTGAAAGCTTAGCATTCATTTATTCCAGTCTCAGAAGCAGAGGCTAACGCCTTCCTACCCTTTGGCTTTTCTCCACTAAGTAGGtaggagaaataatattttaggttaatacaaacacaaaaaatagtcaaagtaaacaaaaattgtCAAAGAGGACTGAATTAAAATTCACTAAGTGCTGAGTGGTATGGGGAAGGAGAGTACTGGAAATGCCAGCCAATTGTGACAAACCTCTCTTCTTTTGGTGCCACTATCTGGTGCATCAACCTGCGGAGATCTGAAGAGCCAAGAGGGTCCCCTCCCTCCTTGCTGCCCCCACTCTTCCCAGCTGGCGTATGCCCTTTCATCTCCCCTGCGGGTAAGGCGGGCTGAAATACAGCCTGGGTCTCACCTCTGCATAGGGCTTGTCCTCTGAGATCTGGGCCAGTGGGTCACTGCTGGCCAGCAGCTGTGCCACTTCGCTGCTGGAACCCATCTTCCCCCAGGCATACTGCTGCACCACACAGGAAAGTGGGAACACTGAGGACACAGACAGAGGGTCAGCTTCCATTCCACTGCTCAGGCCTGACCCTAGTGGCTGGGGAAACCAGGCAAGAGCTGGGGGTTCTCACTGGGGACAGAGTTCGTAGGTTGTTGGGTGAGATTCCTCCCCTGTGCAGGCCTCAGTGTTCCCAACCGTAAGATGGGCAGTAAGGATCTTGTGCCGACATGACACACAGAGCTGCGCTAAGGAGACGGGAAGGGAGCGGGAGGTATCCAGCCCGAGGTACCCGGTCTCGAAGTGAGGCGGCCAGGAAGAGCGGAGCCGCCTCCCCTCGAGGGTTACAATCCCTAGCGCAGGTGCCCCCTCCTCTGCCCGGTGCCCACTCATCTTCCCGCGGAGCCCCAGGAGTGGGCTCGACCTGGCAGATCATGCCGGGATTCGTCCCCAGGACGCGGCCCTCACCACGCTCGCCCACACCCGGTACAGCCCCTGACCTCTAGGAACAGCCATCCTCGCCGTACCGGACCTGGATTAACACACGTATGCCCTTCCCGGCAGCACCCGCGGCCGTCGGCGCCCGGGGCTTCACGGGAAACGTAGTTCCCGGAGCGCCCGCGCGGCTCCTGGTGCACCGGGTCAGGCGCTCCGAACCCCTCTGCCACCCGCCGCCTATCAGGAAGGTTCCCTGGGTCTCACTcagtattccttccttcctcccttccttcgcAGGGCACGTAGTTGTCGAAAACCTGCTAAATGCCACGGTGGATACATCAGAGAACAAGAAAactttccctctgcctctctgcaGAGCCTCCGTTCTGGTGAAGGGAAGACAGACGAACAAGTGTAAATAAGACAATCACGTAGTACGTTGAAAGGTAATAAAGGCTTCCAAAAGCAAGGgggtggtgggagtgggaggCAGTTTGCAAAATTTAAAAGGTTGTCTGGTTCAGCCTCATTGGAAGGTGAGATCTGAGCACAGActtggaggagaggaagggaagagtgtTCTGGGTGACGCAGCCAGAGCCAAGAGCACTGAGGTGGGAACACGGGAATGTGCCTGTCGTGGTCAGGAGCGAAGAGCAAagaggccagcgtggctggagcacagtgagcAAGACAGAGGCAGGCAGAAAGGAAAGGCAGTGGGCAGAGCTTTTTAGACAATTTCGAGAAGCATCTCAGCAATTAGAGGTTTGAGCAATGAATTGCTGTGGTGTAAATGGGGACTTACTAATGATAATGACCGTAAATGTCACTTGCCAggcccttaacctctctgaacgttggtttcttcctctgtagaatggggataataatgccaGCCTGACACACTTGTTGGAGGGCCGGAGGGGATGATGTGGGATGCCTGTAAGGCAGTCGGTGCCCTGTGCTCCTCTAATCTTCCCTGTCCTGAGTGCTGCAGGAACTCGGAACCCCGACTCCTCCTCCAGGCTGAGTTGCTCACCAACTCACACACAGAAGTTAGGGAGAGTCACCAAGAGCCCTGCAAGGGGAAGgatgggcctgggcctgggctgagCAGAAGTCACGCTATATCATGTGGAGAAAGACTCTGACATCCGGCTGTCCTCAGTCAACAGCCTGGGAGGAGGGCAGCCAGCTGCAGGGACCCAGGAGCACAGCAGTCAAAGCTCCAGGGAACCCAGAGTGGGGGATTACAGTCCTGACTCTACCCCCTTCATTCCCCGCCACCGTCATGTGCTGATTCCCACAGCCTCTACCACACATGTCCAGGAGAAAGAGGGGGTGCTGTTTTCTCTGTAATGTTCTGCCCAGGTTGGACATCAATCTCCCCTGCGGTCCTCTGGTCAGATATATCAGCCTGCATTTCAAAGGAAGTTTTACCATAAACTGTGGAATAGTAAGATGGAAAACACAAGAATTATGCAAACAGCTATTTCAAATACCTCCTGCTTTGGAATACCgctccttcccctcttccctgctcctcCAGCCATATGAGCCTTCTTGGGTAAGAATGAGGGATTAGTTTAGGCTCAGGGGGTTCTCAGAGCACTCCCCACTACCACCACAGAAAACAGAGTTAGAGTGAGTTACTTCCTCAGAGTTTCCCTGCCCAGGGAAGGAAGAACTTAGATTGTTAGGACAGACAGAGCCCCCATGCCACTTTCAACCAACACAGGAAAACTGAACTATAAGGACAACTAGAGTGTTTGGAGAACCTAAAACCCTCCATCCTTCCCTACTTTATCTTGAGAAAAGTGCTTTTATCTGAGGAATGGGAGTCCTTTTCAATtgtcaggcccagagagacattaaaatgagaCAGCAACCACATCCtagtccccaccccaccccccttttttttgaaacaaggtcttgctctgttacccaggctagagtgtagtgggatcatcataactcactgcaacttaaaactcctgggctcaagcaattctcctacctcagcctcctgagtagctgggactacaggtgcgtgccaccatccacagctaacttttaaattttttgtagagatgatgtcttgccccagctggtctccaatgcctggcctcaagcgatcctcctgccttagcctccgaaagtgctgggattataggtgtgggctcccatgccctgccctcccctccttttGAGCTGTTTATTcaactcttttcttccttttgtttccttttcttttcttttcccttctttcttttgttttctttcctttcttttctttatttcttttttctttcttttctagatCCTGACACATATGTATTCATCTCTTGAAACTGCTTGCTAGTGCTATAAGTAGCTATAAATTAACCTAACAATGTCATACCACACAGGACACTATAACCCGCACTCTGTAGTTTAACAATGTATAGCCAGCTTGGTGAGTGGGCTCCACCAGGCCGAGGTTGGACCGCGCCGGTATCCCTGTGGGTTGCCGTTTGGAACTCCAGATCCTAAACTTCCTGTCTTGTCCTTTGTATGTTCTAGGTTGGGGGCCGTCCCGCACCTAAGGCAGGAAGATGGTGGCCGCAAAGGAGACGTAAAAGTCGTTggagtctaaaaaaaaaaaaaagaaaaaaaaagtcgtTGGAGTCTATCAACTCAAGGCTCCAGCTTGTTATGAAAAGTGGAaagtggccgggcacggtggctcacgcctgtaatcctagcactctgggaggccgaggtgggcagatcgtttgagct encodes:
- the MPI gene encoding mannose-6-phosphate isomerase isoform X2 is translated as MFPLSCVVQQYAWGKMGSSSEVAQLLASSDPLAQISEDKPYAELWMGTHPRGDAKILDNRITQKTLGQWIAENQDCLGSKVKDTFNGNLPFLFKVLSVETALSIQAHPNKELAEKLHLQAPQHYPDANHKPEMAIALTSFQGLCGFRPVEEIVTFLKKVPEFQFLIGDDAATQLKQSMSRDSQAVASALQSCFSHLMKSEKKVVVEQLNLLVKRISQQVAAGNNMEDISGELLLQLHQQYPGDIGCFAIYFLNLLTLKPGEAMFLGANVPHAYLKGDCVECMACSDNTVRAGLTPKFIDVPTLCEMLSYTPSPSKDRLFLPTRSPEDPYLSIYDPPVPDFTIMKMEVPGSVTEYKVLALDSASILLVVQGAVTASTPTAQTTIPLQRGGVLFIGANESVSLKLTGPKDLLIFRACCLL
- the MPI gene encoding mannose-6-phosphate isomerase isoform X1, with protein sequence MAVPRVFPLSCVVQQYAWGKMGSSSEVAQLLASSDPLAQISEDKPYAELWMGTHPRGDAKILDNRITQKTLGQWIAENQDCLGSKVKDTFNGNLPFLFKVLSVETALSIQAHPNKELAEKLHLQAPQHYPDANHKPEMAIALTSFQGLCGFRPVEEIVTFLKKVPEFQFLIGDDAATQLKQSMSRDSQAVASALQSCFSHLMKSEKKVVVEQLNLLVKRISQQVAAGNNMEDISGELLLQLHQQYPGDIGCFAIYFLNLLTLKPGEAMFLGANVPHAYLKGDCVECMACSDNTVRAGLTPKFIDVPTLCEMLSYTPSPSKDRLFLPTRSPEDPYLSIYDPPVPDFTIMKMEVPGSVTEYKVLALDSASILLVVQGAVTASTPTAQTTIPLQRGGVLFIGANESVSLKLTGPKDLLIFRACCLL
- the MPI gene encoding mannose-6-phosphate isomerase isoform X3, which translates into the protein MAVPRVFPLSCVVQQYAWGKMGSSSEVAQLLASSDPLAQISEDKPYAELWMGTHPRGDAKILDNRITQKTLGQWIAENQDCLGSKVKDTFNGNLPFLFKVLSVETALSIQAHPNKELAEKLHLQAPQHYPDANHKPEMAIALTSFQGLCGFRPVEEIVTFLKMAAGNNMEDISGELLLQLHQQYPGDIGCFAIYFLNLLTLKPGEAMFLGANVPHAYLKGDCVECMACSDNTVRAGLTPKFIDVPTLCEMLSYTPSPSKDRLFLPTRSPEDPYLSIYDPPVPDFTIMKMEVPGSVTEYKVLALDSASILLVVQGAVTASTPTAQTTIPLQRGGVLFIGANESVSLKLTGPKDLLIFRACCLL